The following coding sequences are from one Humulus lupulus chromosome X, drHumLupu1.1, whole genome shotgun sequence window:
- the LOC133806380 gene encoding uncharacterized protein LOC133806380 — MALYEALYERNSRSLIHWHEAGERKFLRLDEAYQVAPLRWAMRFEKKGKLSPRFVGPFKIIERIGEVAYHLALLPALSKVHDVFHVSMLRKYVHNPSHVLSYEKLSIDPQFVNEEKAVMIVDRKEKVLRNMTMPLVKVHWCNHSIEEVTWEIEDKIRFLYPHLF, encoded by the exons ATGGCTCTGTATGAGGCTTTGTACGAAAGGAACAGTCGATCACTGATTCACTGGCATGAGgccggtgaaagaaagtttctcagATTGGATGAGGCTTATCAG GTAGCTCCACTACGATGGGCTATGCGGTTCgagaagaaaggaaagcttagcccaaggttcgttggacctttcaaAATCATCGAAAGGATTGGGGAAGTAGCTTATCATTTAGCTCTTCTGCCCGccttgtctaaggtgcatgacgtgtttcatgtatccatgttgAGAAAATACGTGCACAATCCCTCACATGTACTCAGCTATGAGAAGCTAAGCATTGATCCTCAATTCGTTAATGAGGAGAAGGCGGTGATGATTGTAGACAGGAAGGAAAAAGTTTTGAGGAACATGACTATGCCATTGGTAAAAGTGCACTGGTGTAACCACAGCATAGAAGAGGTGACCTGGGAAATAGAAGACAAGATAAGGTTtttgtatcctcatttgttttaa